In one window of Shewanella goraebulensis DNA:
- a CDS encoding glycerate kinase yields the protein MKIVIAPDSFKESLSALGVANAVEEGFKHIFPNAEYCKVPMADGGEGTVQAMVDATGGKMELLQVTGPDGQSVKAQYGILGATDGSSDSVTAVIEMAEASGLHHIERDCRNPMLTTSYGTGELIRDALDKGINHIILGLGGSATNDGGAGMAQALGFKLNTIQGTSIGYGAAGLSQLAHIDSSAAHPLIANCKIEVACDVDNPLCGPNGASAVFGPQKGASPEMVIELDKTLNHFANIINSTATLQLADDMASYPGAGAAGGMGYGVMTLLNAELQPGVDIVIKTVKLAELMQGANIVITGEGRMDSQTLSGKTPMGVMQQAINQQIPVIGIAGCLGQGAELILEKGMTAIFPIIPALAPLDNILADAHGNLVNTAQNIAATLKLSL from the coding sequence ATGAAAATAGTCATCGCCCCTGACTCGTTCAAAGAAAGCCTTAGTGCATTAGGTGTTGCTAATGCAGTAGAGGAAGGATTTAAACATATCTTCCCTAATGCTGAATATTGTAAAGTGCCTATGGCCGATGGCGGCGAAGGCACAGTACAAGCCATGGTAGACGCCACTGGCGGCAAAATGGAACTTCTTCAAGTCACAGGACCTGATGGACAATCAGTTAAAGCGCAATATGGCATATTGGGAGCCACCGACGGCAGCTCTGATAGCGTTACAGCTGTGATCGAAATGGCAGAAGCTTCTGGTTTACACCATATTGAACGTGATTGCCGTAATCCTATGCTAACCACTAGTTATGGCACAGGGGAACTTATTCGTGATGCACTTGATAAGGGTATTAATCATATCATTTTGGGTTTAGGCGGCAGTGCAACCAATGATGGTGGCGCAGGTATGGCACAAGCATTAGGTTTTAAACTCAATACCATTCAAGGCACATCTATCGGCTATGGGGCTGCAGGGTTAAGTCAATTAGCTCATATAGACAGCTCAGCAGCGCACCCTCTAATTGCTAATTGTAAAATTGAAGTGGCATGTGATGTCGATAACCCACTTTGCGGTCCTAATGGTGCATCGGCGGTCTTTGGCCCACAAAAAGGGGCAAGTCCTGAAATGGTAATTGAACTAGACAAAACGCTAAATCACTTTGCGAATATCATCAATAGCACAGCAACATTACAGCTTGCTGATGACATGGCATCATATCCAGGTGCTGGCGCTGCTGGCGGCATGGGCTATGGCGTAATGACTTTACTGAATGCAGAACTTCAACCAGGTGTCGACATCGTCATTAAGACAGTGAAGCTTGCTGAGTTAATGCAAGGGGCAAATATCGTTATTACTGGCGAAGGTCGGATGGATAGCCAAACCTTGAGTGGTAAAACACCGATGGGCGTAATGCAACAAGCCATAAACCAACAAATCCCTGTGATTGGTATTGCAGGCTGTTTAGGTCAAGGCGCCGAACTCATTTTAGAGAAAGGCATGACCGCAATATTCCCAATTATCCCAGCACTGGCTCCATTAGATAATATTTTAGCTGATGCCCATGGGAATTTGGTCAATACCGCTCAAAATATCGCCGCAACGTTAAAACTATCGTTATAA
- the panP gene encoding pyridoxal-dependent aspartate 1-decarboxylase PanP yields the protein MTVKNSRQAQASEASLLRIFTIPEDAESTLSIIEQKLSEDLAGFLGNSIAALEKPLSLIEQDFRAYKIPDSPRFVSDYTDEIMKNLVAHSVHTSAPSFIGHMTSALPYFVLPLSKMMVGLNQNLVKIETSKAFTPLERQVLGMMHHLIFDQSDSFYDQWMHSANYSLGAFCSGGTVANITALWIARNQLLKADGNFKGINREGLPRALKHYGYDDLAILVSERGHYSIGKTADLLGIGRDNIISIPTNADNKVDVEQMRQTAAILAADNIKVMAIVGVAGTTETGNIDPLTELAQLAAELQCHFHVDAAWGGASLLSDKYRYLLNGIELADSVTIDAHKQMYVPMGAGMVLFKDPELAHAIAHHAEYILRVGSKDLGSQTLEGSRPGMAMLVHACLQIIGSDGYEILINNSLEKARYFAEKIHQHSDFELITEPELCILTYRYVPKEVQGFIADAIDRNDTDVIAKCNQLLDGLTQFIQKHQREQGKSFVSRTRIKPAKYQRQATTVFRVVLANPLTTHEILNAVLQEQTEIARLDKKFLPKLLELSQE from the coding sequence ATGACCGTAAAGAACTCCCGACAAGCCCAAGCATCAGAAGCTAGCCTTCTGCGAATATTTACCATTCCAGAAGATGCAGAATCAACGCTGAGTATTATTGAGCAGAAACTTTCTGAAGACTTAGCTGGCTTTTTAGGTAACAGTATTGCGGCTTTAGAAAAGCCATTATCGTTAATCGAACAAGATTTTCGTGCATACAAAATTCCAGACTCTCCTAGATTTGTTTCTGATTACACTGACGAAATCATGAAAAATCTAGTAGCTCACTCTGTTCATACTTCAGCGCCAAGCTTTATCGGCCATATGACTTCTGCCCTGCCTTATTTTGTCTTACCGCTGTCAAAAATGATGGTTGGCTTAAATCAAAACCTCGTCAAGATTGAAACTTCTAAAGCTTTCACTCCCCTTGAGCGCCAAGTACTTGGTATGATGCACCATTTGATTTTTGATCAAAGCGATAGTTTTTATGACCAATGGATGCACAGCGCGAATTATTCACTAGGGGCATTTTGTTCCGGTGGCACTGTAGCCAACATTACCGCCTTATGGATAGCTCGAAACCAATTACTTAAAGCAGATGGCAACTTTAAAGGTATTAACCGTGAAGGTTTACCTCGCGCGTTAAAACACTACGGATATGACGATTTAGCGATTCTAGTGTCAGAGCGTGGTCACTACTCAATTGGCAAAACAGCAGATTTATTAGGCATTGGCCGCGACAATATTATTAGTATTCCAACCAATGCTGACAATAAAGTTGACGTAGAACAAATGCGTCAAACCGCAGCTATACTCGCCGCTGACAACATTAAAGTCATGGCAATTGTTGGCGTTGCAGGCACTACCGAAACCGGTAATATTGATCCTTTAACAGAACTTGCTCAGCTTGCAGCAGAATTACAATGCCACTTCCACGTTGATGCAGCATGGGGCGGAGCCAGTTTATTATCAGATAAGTACCGTTATTTACTGAATGGAATTGAACTCGCTGATTCGGTCACTATTGATGCCCATAAACAAATGTATGTCCCCATGGGGGCTGGCATGGTGTTATTTAAAGATCCTGAACTGGCTCATGCAATTGCACACCATGCTGAGTACATACTCCGCGTTGGCTCTAAAGATTTAGGTAGCCAAACATTGGAAGGTTCAAGACCTGGTATGGCGATGTTAGTGCATGCTTGCTTACAAATTATCGGTAGTGATGGTTATGAAATACTGATCAATAACAGTCTTGAGAAAGCACGCTATTTTGCAGAGAAGATTCACCAACACTCAGATTTTGAACTGATCACTGAACCTGAGTTGTGTATTTTAACTTACCGATATGTTCCGAAAGAAGTACAGGGATTTATTGCCGATGCTATCGATCGAAATGATACTGATGTCATTGCAAAATGTAATCAGTTACTTGATGGGTTAACTCAATTCATTCAAAAACATCAGCGTGAGCAAGGTAAATCTTTTGTTTCCCGTACCCGAATTAAACCTGCAAAATATCAACGACAAGCAACAACCGTATTTAGAGTTGTATTAGCAAACCCTTTAACAACCCATGAAATACTGAATGCTGTTTTACAAGAGCAAACTGAGATAGCAAGACTTGATAAAAAGTTCTTGCCAAAGTTACTAGAACTCAGTCAAGAGTGA